A genome region from Mesorhizobium sp. B2-1-8 includes the following:
- a CDS encoding CpaF family protein, with product MFGKRGNDDGNRFTPEFRQPAPVAPAAAVSADTAILARPAPTPQPSAPVAPSARRAVEAPPMAPEPRKGREKSETYYDTKSQVFSALIDTIDLSQLAKLDPETAREEIRDIVNDIIAIKNFAMSIAEQEELLEDICNDVLGYGPLEPLLARDDIADIMVNGSKNVYIEVNGKVEQTSIRFRDNQQLLNICQRIVSQVGRRVDESSPICDARLPDGSRVNVIAPPLAIDGTALTIRKFKKDKLTLDQLVKFGAISPQGAEVLKIIGRVRCNIVISGGTGSGKTTLLNCLTNYIDRDERVITCEDSAELQLQQPHVVRLETRPPNLEGEGEVTMRDLVKNCLRMRPERIIVGEVRGPEVFDLLQAMNTGHDGSMGTIHSNSPRECLNRIESMIAMGGYSLPQKTVREIVVGSIDVIIQAARLRDGSRRITHITEVIGMEGDVIITQDIVLYNIKGEDANGRLLGEHVSTGIGRPHFWERARYYGEEQRLATALEAMEKRAD from the coding sequence CTGTCGCGCCATCGGCCAGGCGCGCGGTCGAGGCGCCACCGATGGCGCCGGAACCGAGGAAAGGCCGCGAAAAGAGCGAAACCTACTACGATACCAAGAGCCAGGTTTTCTCGGCCCTCATCGATACGATCGACCTGTCGCAACTCGCCAAGCTCGATCCCGAAACCGCCCGCGAGGAAATCCGCGACATCGTCAACGACATCATCGCGATCAAGAACTTCGCGATGTCGATCGCCGAGCAGGAAGAACTGCTCGAGGACATCTGCAATGACGTGCTTGGCTATGGGCCGCTCGAGCCGTTGCTCGCGCGCGACGACATCGCCGACATCATGGTCAACGGGTCCAAGAACGTCTACATCGAAGTCAACGGCAAGGTCGAACAGACCAGCATCCGCTTCCGCGACAACCAGCAGCTGCTCAACATCTGCCAGCGCATCGTCAGCCAGGTCGGCCGCCGCGTCGACGAATCCAGCCCGATCTGCGACGCCCGTCTTCCCGACGGGTCGCGCGTCAACGTCATTGCGCCGCCGCTGGCCATCGACGGCACCGCGCTCACCATCCGCAAATTCAAGAAGGACAAGCTGACGCTCGATCAGCTGGTCAAGTTCGGCGCCATCTCTCCGCAAGGGGCCGAAGTTCTCAAGATCATCGGCCGTGTTCGCTGCAACATCGTCATCTCGGGCGGCACCGGCTCCGGCAAGACGACGTTGCTCAACTGCCTGACCAACTACATCGACCGTGACGAGCGCGTCATCACCTGCGAGGATTCGGCCGAACTGCAGCTGCAGCAGCCGCATGTCGTGCGCCTGGAAACGCGTCCGCCCAACCTCGAGGGCGAGGGCGAGGTGACGATGCGCGACCTGGTCAAGAACTGCCTGCGCATGCGGCCCGAACGCATCATCGTCGGCGAAGTGCGCGGACCCGAGGTCTTCGACCTTCTGCAGGCGATGAATACCGGCCATGACGGCTCGATGGGGACGATCCACTCCAACAGCCCGCGCGAATGCCTGAACCGTATCGAATCCATGATCGCCATGGGCGGCTATTCGCTGCCGCAGAAAACGGTGCGCGAAATCGTCGTCGGCTCCATCGACGTGATCATCCAGGCGGCGCGCCTGCGCGATGGATCGCGCCGCATCACCCATATCACCGAAGTGATCGGGATGGAGGGCGACGTCATCATCACGCAGGATATCGTCCTCTACAATATCAAGGGCGAAGACGCCAACGGCAGGCTGCTGGGTGAGCACGTCTCGACCGGCATCGGCCGCCCCCACTTCTGGGAGCGGGCTCGATACTATGGCGAGGAGCAGCGTCTCGCCACAGCGCTCGAGGCTATGGAGAAACGTGCTGACTGA